A window of Cytobacillus sp. FSL H8-0458 genomic DNA:
AAGGTGGGCGGAAAACGTGAAATGTATTAATCATTTATCGCAGTCTAACGGGCAGTAAGACCCCCACTTCAAGACTAAGAGAAATCAAAGGAGGATAAGTGATGGTCAAACTGCCCGTAAGGCCCGATTGGTTCAACTAACCATCAGCGGGGATAAAGAACACCCCCACTGATTGAAGTTTCACTTTATGTACATTATATGCAAAAAAGCCGACACAAAACCTGCTGCCGGTTCTGAGTCAGCTCTTTACAATCTAGTTGTAGAAACTTGCTCCAACGATAATGAGTAAAATGAATAGGACGACGATTAAAACAAACGTATTTCCATAGCCCCCGCC
This region includes:
- a CDS encoding YjcZ family sporulation protein — its product is MGYGYGGCGYGGGYGNTFVLIVVLFILLIIVGASFYN